In one Niallia taxi genomic region, the following are encoded:
- the gerE gene encoding spore germination transcription factor GerE, giving the protein MKENEFTHKPLLTKREREVFELLVQDKTTKEIASDLFISEKTVRNHISNAMQKLGVKGRSQAVVELLRMGELEL; this is encoded by the coding sequence TTGAAGGAGAATGAATTTACTCACAAGCCATTATTAACAAAAAGGGAAAGAGAAGTATTTGAACTCTTGGTTCAAGACAAAACGACCAAGGAAATCGCGAGTGATTTGTTCATCAGCGAAAAAACAGTTCGCAACCATATTTCTAATGCGATGCAAAAGCTGGGCGTAAAGGGGCGTTCACAGGCTGTTGTAGAACTCCTAAGAATGGGAGAACTAGAGCTATAA
- a CDS encoding ferritin-like domain-containing protein — protein sequence MNNLNHYYDLYQQRAKELAAQIAKAIDGEYAAIHCYKKLETLAPTKRERQIISEIRKDEINHYNVFSSIYTQLTGHKHSAVITETCPNNYHSGIDFAFHDEQETVDFYLTIADSTSNDFIKESFKRAAMDEQNHAVWFLYFLKTQR from the coding sequence CTGAATAATTTGAATCACTATTATGATTTATATCAACAGCGCGCAAAGGAGCTCGCTGCACAGATTGCGAAGGCAATAGATGGTGAGTATGCCGCAATCCACTGTTATAAAAAACTGGAAACATTAGCACCGACAAAACGAGAAAGACAAATTATCAGCGAAATACGCAAGGATGAAATCAACCATTATAATGTGTTCTCCTCAATTTACACCCAGCTAACAGGCCACAAACATTCAGCAGTCATTACAGAAACTTGCCCTAACAACTATCATTCTGGTATTGATTTTGCTTTCCATGACGAGCAGGAGACCGTTGATTTTTATTTAACAATCGCTGACAGCACAAGCAATGACTTTATTAAAGAATCATTTAAAAGAGCAGCGATGGATGAACAAAATCATGCAGTTTGGTTTTTGTATTTTTTGAAGACGCAAAGATAA
- a CDS encoding WYL domain-containing protein, which produces MNRQLERALKENRAIEIIYMSGNECFSKRTILVREMKGSYIKAYCLQRKQPRIFKLDSILAVSFAVTDRKNA; this is translated from the coding sequence ATGAATCGTCAGCTAGAAAGAGCACTCAAGGAAAATCGGGCAATCGAAATCATTTATATGAGCGGAAATGAATGTTTCTCGAAGAGGACTATTCTTGTGCGGGAGATGAAGGGAAGCTATATTAAGGCATATTGCCTGCAGAGAAAACAGCCAAGAATATTTAAGCTGGATTCTATCCTCGCTGTTTCCTTTGCAGTTACAGATAGAAAAAATGCCTAA
- a CDS encoding GNAT family N-acetyltransferase: MEIRTSRLLIREFNKSDWPKVYSYASNSNVMHYIPEGVMTKEQTQQFIRDNQGENAQYFAVMLAAEKELIGHIAFFKYFGVHTYEIGWVFHPDFFNQGYATEAAKAVLAYGFESMELHRIIATCQPENVPSYRVMEKLGMRREGFFKKCIPAGDGWWDEYYYAILKEEWECIR; the protein is encoded by the coding sequence ATGGAAATAAGGACATCAAGGCTGTTAATCCGTGAATTCAACAAAAGTGATTGGCCAAAAGTTTATAGCTATGCCTCAAACAGTAATGTCATGCATTACATCCCAGAAGGTGTAATGACAAAGGAGCAAACACAGCAATTTATACGTGATAATCAAGGTGAAAATGCGCAATATTTTGCTGTGATGCTAGCGGCGGAAAAGGAGCTAATAGGCCATATAGCGTTTTTTAAATATTTTGGAGTGCATACATATGAAATTGGGTGGGTGTTTCATCCTGATTTTTTTAATCAAGGCTATGCAACAGAAGCGGCAAAAGCTGTTTTAGCCTATGGGTTTGAAAGTATGGAGCTTCATCGGATTATTGCTACATGTCAGCCTGAAAATGTTCCTTCTTATAGAGTGATGGAGAAACTTGGAATGAGAAGAGAAGGTTTTTTCAAGAAATGCATTCCTGCAGGAGACGGTTGGTGGGATGAATATTATTACGCAATATTAAAAGAGGAATGGGAGTGCATCCGTTAA
- a CDS encoding GerMN domain-containing protein: MSKNKKLTILSAALVSTVMLSGCGLFGGENGKENVDPPQSTTYSDNATEETAAKAGEETAESMPIELYLVDKDGFVVPQTLNIPKTNSVAKESLEYLVKDGPVTEMLPNGFQGVLPAGTEVTVNIKDKVATVDFSKEFNDYDASDESKIMQSVTWTLTQFDSIDSVKLQVNGKELVQMPVNKTPIQSALTREMGINLDTKDVADITNTKPLTVYYVGGETGEYYYVPVTKRVSNANDNNIAAAVGELAEGPGTGSALATFMEQDVKLLDEPVVADGKVTLNFNESIYNSADGEEKTVSADLLNSLVLSLTEQEGIESVAITVNGEQDLVNEEGKSLTEPVSRPEKVNTGSF, encoded by the coding sequence ATGTCTAAGAATAAAAAGCTTACCATTTTGTCCGCTGCACTCGTATCAACTGTTATGCTATCTGGCTGTGGTTTATTTGGAGGAGAAAATGGCAAAGAAAATGTCGACCCACCGCAATCAACTACATATAGTGATAATGCGACAGAGGAAACAGCTGCAAAGGCTGGGGAAGAGACTGCAGAATCCATGCCAATTGAGTTATATTTAGTGGATAAGGATGGATTTGTTGTTCCGCAAACATTAAATATCCCGAAAACAAACAGTGTTGCAAAAGAAAGCCTTGAGTATTTAGTGAAGGATGGTCCTGTCACAGAAATGCTGCCGAACGGCTTCCAAGGAGTCTTGCCTGCAGGTACAGAGGTTACTGTCAATATTAAGGATAAAGTAGCTACAGTTGATTTCTCGAAGGAGTTCAACGACTATGATGCAAGCGACGAGTCTAAAATCATGCAGTCAGTCACATGGACATTAACACAGTTTGATTCCATTGATTCGGTTAAGCTGCAGGTTAATGGCAAGGAGCTTGTACAAATGCCTGTCAATAAAACGCCAATCCAAAGCGCCTTAACAAGGGAAATGGGTATTAACTTGGATACAAAGGATGTTGCTGATATTACTAACACTAAACCGCTAACTGTTTATTATGTGGGCGGAGAGACTGGCGAATATTATTATGTTCCAGTAACAAAACGTGTCAGCAACGCGAATGATAATAATATTGCTGCAGCAGTTGGCGAGCTTGCAGAAGGACCAGGAACTGGGTCTGCCTTGGCAACCTTCATGGAGCAAGACGTGAAGCTGTTGGATGAACCTGTTGTGGCAGATGGAAAGGTTACATTAAACTTCAATGAGTCCATCTATAATAGTGCAGACGGTGAGGAAAAAACCGTTTCTGCTGATCTGTTAAACTCTCTTGTGCTGTCTTTGACAGAGCAGGAAGGCATTGAGAGTGTTGCCATCACAGTGAATGGCGAACAGGACCTTGTGAATGAGGAAGGCAAAAGCCTTACTGAGCCAGTATCACGTCCTGAAAAAGTTAATACTGGAAGCTTCTAA
- a CDS encoding metallophosphoesterase family protein gives MKVLIVSDSHGLVDELQVLKERHKEEADLFLHCGDSELPIDDKAISGYVVVQGNCDYFAKYPEETIQEVNGKKLLMVHGHLYGVKSSVSRLLYRAKEVGAQIACFGHSHYLGMEMIEDVLFINPGSLRLPRGRMEKTYVILSVEDKILKTEVYDFDKGLLPELTAEFPI, from the coding sequence ATGAAGGTTCTAATCGTCAGTGATAGCCATGGCCTTGTCGATGAGCTGCAGGTGTTGAAGGAAAGGCATAAAGAAGAAGCAGACCTGTTCCTTCATTGCGGAGACTCTGAGCTCCCTATCGATGACAAAGCCATCTCTGGGTATGTCGTAGTTCAAGGAAACTGCGATTATTTCGCAAAATATCCAGAAGAAACAATCCAAGAAGTGAACGGAAAAAAACTCCTGATGGTGCATGGCCATCTATATGGCGTCAAATCATCTGTCAGCAGACTGTTATACAGAGCAAAAGAAGTCGGCGCTCAAATTGCCTGCTTCGGACACAGCCATTATCTTGGTATGGAAATGATCGAAGATGTATTATTCATCAACCCAGGCAGCCTGCGTTTACCAAGAGGAAGAATGGAAAAGACATATGTCATTCTATCCGTAGAAGACAAAATATTAAAAACAGAAGTGTACGATTTTGACAAAGGACTGCTTCCAGAATTGACAGCAGAGTTTCCTATTTAA
- a CDS encoding cupin domain-containing protein: protein MPTSYMDYTKPDVSYFSDVNKNRLNTRNADNYINRLGRDVLNTLGEVSLLDIYLSNGRVVEPHYHQNAAELVYCISGSAVVSLINPFTNKVSNIPIRPGQVANIPQGWWHWEIASEDKTHLLAIFDAPYPEYIFGSDILTKTPVEVLAHTYCLDPDQLKKTLAPLKNETIVIGPTDECLHNQQMQQSTSDYHYGRNNPYSMQQPF from the coding sequence ATGCCAACTTCCTATATGGACTATACGAAACCAGATGTCAGCTATTTTTCCGACGTGAACAAAAACCGTCTAAATACTCGCAATGCTGATAACTACATCAACCGATTAGGCAGGGATGTCTTAAACACTCTCGGTGAGGTTTCTTTATTAGATATTTATTTAAGCAACGGAAGGGTAGTCGAACCACATTATCATCAAAACGCGGCAGAGCTTGTTTACTGCATCTCTGGGTCTGCAGTCGTTTCCTTGATTAATCCTTTCACAAACAAAGTATCCAATATTCCCATAAGGCCAGGCCAAGTGGCCAACATCCCTCAAGGCTGGTGGCACTGGGAAATAGCCTCGGAAGATAAAACCCATTTGCTTGCCATCTTTGATGCCCCGTACCCTGAGTATATATTTGGTTCTGATATTCTTACTAAAACACCAGTCGAAGTGCTCGCACACACGTATTGTCTTGACCCCGACCAACTGAAAAAAACCCTTGCTCCGCTGAAAAATGAAACCATTGTGATAGGACCTACAGATGAATGCTTGCATAATCAGCAAATGCAACAATCTACTTCTGACTATCATTATGGCCGAAATAATCCATACAGCATGCAGCAGCCATTCTAA
- a CDS encoding XTP/dITP diphosphatase, whose translation MKEIIIATKNRGKAKEFVEMFEPLGYAVKTLLDYPEIEDVEETGTTFAENAVLKAETVAKLLGKVVISDDSGLMVDALEGRPGVYSARYAGEQKDDQANMDKVLEELKGVPVEKRTARFCCTLAIANPESGTQTFTGTCEGVILEERKGEYGFGYDPIFFVVEEEKAMAELPPEKKNSISHRANALKKLKEQLPQVL comes from the coding sequence ATGAAAGAAATCATTATCGCAACGAAAAACCGAGGAAAAGCGAAAGAGTTTGTGGAGATGTTTGAGCCGCTTGGCTACGCTGTCAAAACATTGCTTGATTATCCAGAAATTGAGGATGTGGAAGAAACAGGCACAACATTCGCAGAAAATGCAGTTTTAAAGGCTGAAACAGTGGCAAAGCTGTTAGGAAAGGTTGTTATTTCCGATGATTCCGGCTTAATGGTTGACGCACTTGAAGGCAGACCTGGCGTTTATTCTGCACGATATGCAGGAGAACAGAAGGATGATCAGGCAAACATGGATAAAGTGCTTGAAGAATTAAAAGGAGTTCCTGTAGAAAAACGAACAGCACGCTTTTGCTGCACATTAGCAATCGCCAATCCTGAAAGCGGGACACAGACGTTTACAGGCACTTGTGAAGGTGTAATATTAGAGGAGAGAAAAGGAGAATATGGCTTCGGCTATGATCCGATTTTCTTTGTAGTGGAAGAGGAAAAGGCAATGGCAGAATTGCCGCCAGAGAAGAAAAATAGTATTAGTCACAGAGCAAATGCACTTAAAAAATTAAAGGAACAGCTTCCGCAAGTTCTGTAA
- a CDS encoding MarR family winged helix-turn-helix transcriptional regulator: protein MNVEEKNSKEYSDMIAIIEKDMRYISGIIKQKGREILSNYTITPPQFVALQWLFEDGDMTIGELSNKMYLAFSTTTDLVDRMEKNELVQRVKDPNDRRVVRIHLLDEGKRLIDEVIKKRQMYLQEVLGNYSLEEVAHLKDNFIRLHQEMREK, encoded by the coding sequence ATGAATGTAGAAGAAAAAAACTCTAAAGAGTATTCAGATATGATAGCAATCATTGAGAAAGATATGAGATACATTTCTGGCATCATCAAACAGAAGGGCCGGGAAATTTTAAGCAATTATACAATTACACCGCCTCAATTTGTTGCATTGCAATGGCTTTTTGAAGATGGGGACATGACAATCGGTGAATTATCGAATAAAATGTATCTAGCCTTCAGCACGACAACTGATTTAGTGGACAGAATGGAAAAGAACGAATTGGTTCAGCGAGTGAAGGACCCTAATGACCGTCGTGTTGTACGCATTCATTTATTGGATGAAGGCAAAAGGCTGATTGATGAAGTAATAAAAAAAAGACAAATGTATTTACAGGAAGTTTTGGGTAATTACTCACTGGAAGAAGTTGCACATTTAAAAGACAACTTCATTAGATTGCATCAAGAAATGCGGGAAAAATGA
- a CDS encoding response regulator — protein MEVRVVIADDSLFMRIYIKNLLKNSKYKVIGEASDGCEAVTIYKELKPDILLLDLTMECMDGMTALQRIMEFDPCARVVICSAMGQSRNVIAALSYGAKDFIVKPNFDRILLTLNKIS, from the coding sequence TTGGAAGTCAGGGTTGTTATTGCAGACGACTCTTTATTTATGAGAATTTACATAAAAAATCTATTGAAAAACAGCAAATACAAAGTCATAGGAGAAGCCTCTGATGGATGTGAGGCTGTGACTATTTACAAGGAGCTTAAACCGGACATACTACTCCTTGATTTAACAATGGAATGTATGGACGGCATGACAGCATTGCAGAGAATTATGGAATTTGACCCTTGTGCCAGAGTTGTTATCTGTTCAGCAATGGGACAAAGCAGGAATGTCATTGCTGCCCTTTCATACGGCGCAAAGGATTTCATCGTAAAGCCTAATTTCGATAGGATCCTGCTTACATTAAATAAGATATCATAA
- the racE gene encoding glutamate racemase, producing MERPIGVIDSGVGGLTVAKEIMRQLPNEKIIYLGDTARCPYGPRSGEEVKAFTWELTRFLLRKNIKMLVIACNTATAVALEEIREQLSIPVIGVIVPGARTAIKVTRNNYIGMIGTIGTVKSKAYEKALKQINKKVRTESLACPKFVPLVESGEYDGPVAKRIVKQTLAPLKGIGIDTLILGCTHYPLLEKVIREEMGDKVKVISSGAETAREVSTILAHNNQLALPHDSNEHEFYTTGSSDIFARIASDWLHEKVEAVETIKLI from the coding sequence TTGGAAAGACCAATAGGTGTTATTGATTCAGGTGTTGGCGGATTAACTGTTGCAAAAGAAATTATGAGACAGCTGCCTAACGAAAAGATCATTTATTTGGGAGATACGGCTAGATGTCCGTATGGACCAAGATCTGGGGAAGAAGTAAAAGCATTTACATGGGAATTGACGCGGTTTTTGCTGCGGAAAAATATTAAGATGCTTGTCATTGCTTGTAACACAGCAACTGCTGTCGCCCTTGAAGAGATAAGGGAGCAGCTATCGATTCCGGTCATCGGTGTGATTGTCCCTGGGGCAAGAACGGCGATTAAAGTGACAAGAAACAACTATATTGGCATGATTGGAACGATTGGAACAGTTAAAAGCAAAGCATACGAAAAGGCGCTGAAGCAGATAAACAAAAAGGTGCGCACAGAAAGTCTAGCATGTCCAAAATTTGTTCCTCTTGTGGAGAGTGGAGAATACGATGGGCCTGTCGCAAAACGCATCGTAAAGCAAACTCTTGCTCCATTAAAAGGAATTGGTATTGATACACTTATACTGGGATGTACACATTACCCTCTTTTGGAAAAGGTTATCCGAGAGGAAATGGGGGACAAGGTTAAGGTGATTAGCTCTGGTGCAGAAACAGCGCGAGAAGTAAGCACCATTCTTGCACATAATAATCAGCTTGCCTTGCCACATGATAGTAATGAACATGAGTTTTATACAACAGGCTCAAGCGATATTTTCGCAAGGATTGCTTCAGATTGGCTCCATGAAAAAGTGGAAGCGGTCGAGACAATTAAGCTGATATAA
- a CDS encoding DUF2642 domain-containing protein translates to MGEFTFSNALDRLKRFKIRLFLDKDQYVEGTLLDVKEDHLMLEMNGKIYYFALDQIHAITKNAKDNNPLSLEFPLETKKDLNALLEELRYSWVTITCNSNQVFKGMLSKVTEDFLILINKEEQMYILKTSIINIFNGLHEDDSSNSKQVQSSNNEDNSPDSKAHLEEVTEMSELFKEAPADSNTETRDNADSKYSMEPAKSEVYDFSMNPLVETISDSDTIPLVDTISDSDTIPLVDTVSDSDTIPLVDTVSDSDTIPLVDTVSDSDMSPLVDTISDSDMSPLVDTISDSKAETINADSMMGIMKNSIVTGEPGAVIVNSEHTKSGVRETNNVFADIPSRQNKKQDDTLHDFLTDVLTQKYKGSADTLDKSPKAESDQVSPKKEVKQKENNNLSDSVFKHPLNPLGSSLRSKKKQTELETENPEVPLNNENNAKTELKTQIINAKDQKLALEKQYFSLMKHAEYMYKKIREERLRKPKK, encoded by the coding sequence TTGGGAGAATTCACTTTTTCCAATGCACTTGATAGACTAAAAAGATTCAAGATAAGGCTTTTCCTAGACAAAGACCAATATGTGGAAGGTACATTACTCGATGTCAAAGAAGATCATTTAATGCTTGAAATGAATGGGAAAATCTATTATTTTGCATTAGACCAAATTCATGCTATTACAAAGAATGCCAAAGACAATAATCCATTATCCTTAGAATTTCCACTTGAGACTAAAAAAGACTTAAATGCTTTATTAGAGGAGCTAAGATACAGCTGGGTGACCATTACTTGTAATTCCAATCAGGTTTTTAAAGGAATGCTAAGTAAAGTTACCGAGGACTTCTTGATTTTAATTAATAAGGAAGAACAAATGTATATCCTTAAAACCTCGATAATAAATATCTTTAATGGCCTGCATGAAGATGATAGTTCCAATTCTAAGCAGGTGCAATCGTCTAATAATGAAGATAATTCCCCTGATTCTAAAGCACATTTAGAAGAAGTTACGGAAATGAGCGAATTGTTTAAGGAAGCTCCTGCAGATTCTAACACAGAAACAAGAGATAATGCTGACTCTAAGTACAGTATGGAACCAGCTAAAAGCGAGGTCTACGATTTTAGCATGAACCCTCTTGTAGAAACGATCTCTGATTCTGACACAATCCCTCTTGTTGATACAATCTCTGATTCTGACACAATCCCTCTTGTTGATACAGTCTCTGATTCTGACACGATCCCTCTTGTTGATACAGTCTCTGATTCTGACACGATCCCTCTTGTTGATACAGTCTCTGATTCTGACATGAGCCCTCTTGTTGATACAATCTCTGATTCTGACATGAGCCCTCTTGTTGATACAATCTCTGATTCTAAAGCAGAAACAATAAATGCTGATTCTATGATGGGGATAATGAAAAATTCTATAGTCACTGGTGAACCAGGTGCGGTTATAGTGAACTCAGAACATACTAAAAGTGGAGTTCGGGAAACAAACAATGTTTTTGCCGATATACCATCAAGACAGAATAAGAAGCAAGATGATACTCTGCATGACTTTTTGACTGATGTTTTAACACAAAAATACAAAGGAAGTGCTGATACTTTGGATAAATCTCCTAAAGCCGAAAGTGATCAAGTTTCTCCGAAAAAAGAAGTGAAACAAAAGGAGAACAATAACCTAAGTGATAGTGTCTTTAAACACCCCCTTAATCCCTTAGGATCCTCTTTAAGAAGCAAAAAAAAGCAAACGGAACTAGAAACGGAAAATCCAGAAGTGCCATTGAATAATGAAAATAATGCAAAAACAGAATTAAAAACACAGATTATTAATGCAAAAGACCAGAAACTTGCACTTGAGAAACAATACTTTTCCTTAATGAAACATGCAGAATATATGTACAAGAAAATCAGGGAAGAACGTCTAAGAAAACCAAAGAAATGA